A DNA window from Aminiphilus circumscriptus DSM 16581 contains the following coding sequences:
- a CDS encoding S-layer homology domain-containing protein, with protein sequence MRKVMAVLAVVALVAFAAPALAANPFMDVPMNHWAYDAIGQLAASGIVNGYPDGTFKGNQPMTRYEMATLVARALAVVDMNKASKQDVEMLKKLVVEFKDELDALGVKVDQIDKRVAVLEENIGGWKIWGQFRFDAKFAGERDLYGDEYNLRGKNEFDLNRYRLWLRKTIDENTSLTIRLGRSGTTLQPGVRWERFYVETMLPWDVKMTVGQWLYDWEDESGLYIDEDAWFTDAIVKGFYFTKTLGMADLAFFVGHEERDATVNGEAVPGGNDRFVGGVRANFNFNENFRFAINGLAFLLDDDDAAIATDFDKKVYWADFGVNFTPSIAFKGAYFIEDLDRPMVGSVEDSPNAWKAIIDVKQEAFGFTSLWLEYAKLGEGFWFYNNNNGYDAFAWDAFGASNLINRNINQDTTVLFASLSQKWNDKWTTFQRYFVADFDTAGLDDTTNWTFGVKYQYTPAMSFELAYDNVDWGDNNAAGYRSGDDHLIRLRTLVNF encoded by the coding sequence ATGAGAAAGGTTATGGCAGTTCTGGCGGTCGTGGCCCTCGTGGCCTTCGCCGCTCCCGCGCTCGCAGCCAATCCGTTCATGGATGTTCCCATGAACCACTGGGCCTATGACGCGATCGGACAGCTCGCCGCTTCCGGTATCGTCAACGGCTATCCCGACGGCACCTTCAAGGGCAACCAGCCCATGACCCGTTACGAGATGGCCACCCTTGTCGCCAGGGCACTCGCCGTGGTCGACATGAACAAGGCCAGCAAGCAGGACGTGGAGATGCTGAAGAAGCTCGTCGTCGAGTTCAAGGACGAGCTGGATGCTCTCGGCGTGAAGGTCGACCAGATCGACAAGCGGGTCGCCGTTCTCGAGGAGAACATCGGCGGATGGAAAATCTGGGGTCAGTTCCGCTTCGATGCGAAGTTCGCCGGCGAGAGAGACCTCTATGGCGACGAGTACAATCTGCGGGGGAAGAACGAGTTCGATCTCAATCGCTATCGCCTGTGGCTGAGGAAGACCATCGACGAGAACACCAGTCTGACCATTCGGTTGGGTCGCTCCGGCACCACGCTGCAGCCTGGTGTGCGGTGGGAGCGTTTCTATGTGGAAACCATGCTTCCCTGGGATGTGAAGATGACGGTCGGCCAGTGGCTCTATGACTGGGAAGACGAGTCTGGTCTTTACATCGACGAAGATGCGTGGTTCACCGATGCGATTGTGAAGGGTTTCTACTTCACCAAGACTCTCGGCATGGCTGATCTCGCGTTCTTCGTCGGCCATGAAGAGCGGGATGCTACGGTCAATGGAGAGGCTGTCCCCGGTGGTAACGATCGCTTTGTCGGCGGTGTGCGGGCCAACTTCAACTTCAACGAGAATTTCCGTTTTGCCATCAACGGCTTGGCGTTCCTGCTCGACGACGACGATGCCGCAATCGCGACCGATTTCGACAAGAAGGTCTACTGGGCCGACTTCGGCGTCAACTTCACCCCTTCCATCGCCTTCAAGGGTGCATACTTCATAGAAGATCTCGATCGCCCCATGGTTGGCTCGGTGGAGGATTCTCCCAATGCGTGGAAGGCCATCATCGACGTGAAGCAGGAGGCCTTCGGGTTCACCAGCCTGTGGTTGGAATATGCCAAGTTGGGTGAGGGTTTCTGGTTCTACAACAACAACAATGGTTATGACGCGTTTGCATGGGATGCCTTTGGTGCCAGTAACCTTATCAACCGGAATATCAATCAGGACACGACAGTGCTTTTCGCGTCCCTGAGCCAGAAGTGGAACGACAAGTGGACCACGTTCCAGCGGTATTTCGTCGCCGATTTCGACACCGCGGGTCTTGATGACACCACCAACTGGACCTTTGGTGTGAAGTACCAGTACACCCCGGCCATGAGCTTCGAACTCGCGTACGACAACGTTGATTGGGGCGACAACAACGCGGCTGGTTATCGCTCCGGCGACGATCATCTCATTCGTTTGCGTACTCTCGTCAACTTCTAA
- a CDS encoding GDP-L-fucose synthase family protein: MPYPRSGRLEGKIYIAGHRGLVGSALMRCLAAKGYEKILARSSRELDLRSEEATFRFFRRERPDYVFLAAAKVGGIGANSAFPADFLADNLRIQTNVLLAARETGCRKLLFLGSSCIYPRMAPQPIPEEALLTGPLEETNEPYAIAKIAGIVLARSLRRQYGMNCIAVMPTNLYGPEDNFDFETSHVLPALLRRFVEAKERGMPSVTLWGTGTARREFLHVDDLAEACCFLMENYNREDLVNIGTGEDLSIRELAELIRRIVGYAGEIRWDASRPDGTPRKLLDVSRIRALGWRHRISLEEGIRTTLAWYLASRNSAQAGER; this comes from the coding sequence ATGCCTTATCCACGGAGCGGACGCCTCGAAGGAAAGATCTATATCGCGGGGCATCGCGGCCTTGTGGGGAGCGCGCTGATGCGCTGTCTTGCCGCGAAAGGATACGAGAAGATCCTCGCCCGTTCGAGCCGGGAGTTGGATTTGCGCAGCGAGGAGGCGACATTCCGTTTCTTCCGCCGGGAACGGCCTGACTACGTCTTCCTCGCCGCCGCCAAGGTGGGGGGGATCGGGGCGAACAGCGCCTTTCCGGCGGATTTTCTCGCGGACAATTTGCGCATTCAGACCAACGTGCTCCTCGCCGCCCGCGAGACGGGGTGCCGCAAACTGCTCTTTCTGGGAAGTTCCTGCATCTATCCGAGGATGGCCCCCCAGCCGATTCCGGAGGAAGCCCTCCTCACGGGGCCCCTGGAGGAGACGAACGAGCCCTACGCGATCGCCAAGATCGCCGGCATCGTTCTCGCCCGCTCGCTCCGGAGACAGTACGGCATGAACTGTATCGCCGTCATGCCCACCAACCTCTACGGCCCGGAGGACAATTTCGATTTCGAGACCTCCCATGTCCTTCCGGCGCTGCTGCGACGATTCGTCGAGGCGAAGGAGCGTGGCATGCCCTCGGTGACGCTCTGGGGAACGGGAACGGCGCGGCGGGAGTTCCTCCACGTGGACGATCTCGCCGAAGCGTGCTGTTTTCTCATGGAAAACTACAATAGGGAAGATCTCGTGAACATCGGCACGGGAGAGGATCTTTCCATTCGGGAACTCGCGGAGCTGATCCGACGCATCGTGGGGTACGCAGGCGAGATCCGGTGGGATGCCTCGCGCCCGGACGGAACGCCCCGAAAGCTCCTCGACGTGTCCCGTATCCGCGCCCTCGGATGGCGCCACCGCATTTCCCTCGAAGAGGGGATCCGCACCACCTTGGCGTGGTATCTCGCGTCCAGGAACTCCGCCCAGGCCGGTGAACGGTGA
- a CDS encoding NAD-dependent epimerase/dehydratase family protein, with the protein MNVLVTGGGGYIGSVLVRRLVREGYGVRVLDRFFFGEDSLRDVSGDVEIVRGDVRDVTPEIFRDISAVFDLAALSNDPSGELDPAKTLDINYLGRARIARLARHAGVARYVLASSCSIYGFQTGLLTEESPVNPLTTYAEANHLAEQAVLPLSCDSFCVTALRQATVYGLSPRMRFDLAVNGMTLGLWRNGKINVLRDGSQWRPFVHVEDAARAFLLVLKSSVEAVGGQVFNVGSDEQNIRILDLAKQVAAACGREFAMEWYGDPDHRSYTVSFGKIREHLGYGVEHTFADGAGEIFTALEEGVLDTGERTKTVVWYKKLLEAKSLVDAVSHRGEIL; encoded by the coding sequence ATGAACGTACTTGTCACCGGCGGCGGAGGGTATATCGGTTCCGTTCTGGTGCGCCGGTTGGTTCGCGAGGGATATGGCGTTCGTGTGCTGGACCGCTTCTTCTTCGGAGAGGACTCTCTACGGGATGTTTCGGGAGACGTGGAGATCGTCCGGGGAGACGTTAGGGACGTCACTCCGGAGATCTTTCGGGATATTTCCGCCGTTTTCGATCTCGCGGCTCTCTCCAACGACCCCTCGGGAGAACTTGATCCGGCGAAGACCCTGGACATCAACTACCTTGGGAGAGCCAGAATCGCTCGCCTCGCCCGGCATGCGGGCGTTGCCCGTTATGTTCTCGCAAGCTCCTGCAGTATCTACGGCTTTCAGACAGGACTTCTCACGGAGGAGTCGCCCGTTAACCCACTCACCACCTATGCCGAGGCGAATCACCTGGCTGAACAGGCGGTATTGCCCCTTTCATGCGACTCCTTCTGTGTGACTGCCCTGAGGCAGGCCACGGTGTACGGGTTGTCCCCCCGCATGCGATTCGACCTGGCGGTGAACGGCATGACCCTTGGACTTTGGAGAAACGGCAAGATCAACGTCCTTCGGGACGGAAGCCAATGGCGTCCCTTCGTGCATGTGGAGGATGCGGCCCGGGCGTTTCTTCTCGTGCTGAAATCCTCAGTGGAGGCTGTGGGCGGTCAGGTTTTCAACGTCGGTTCGGACGAACAGAACATCCGTATTCTGGATCTCGCAAAACAGGTCGCGGCGGCGTGCGGGCGGGAATTTGCGATGGAGTGGTACGGAGATCCGGATCACCGTTCCTACACGGTCTCCTTCGGAAAAATCCGGGAGCATCTCGGCTACGGAGTGGAACATACCTTTGCCGATGGAGCCGGAGAAATCTTCACCGCCCTCGAGGAAGGGGTGCTTGACACGGGAGAGCGAACAAAAACCGTGGTTTGGTACAAAAAGCTTCTCGAGGCCAAATCACTTGTGGACGCCGTGTCCCACCGGGGGGAGATTCTGTGA
- the gmd gene encoding GDP-mannose 4,6-dehydratase, which translates to MSRALITGITGQDGSYLAELLLHRGYEVHGLIRRASTFNTQRLEHIYQDPHVEDTRLFLHYGDLADAGRLTNLVYEIQPDEIYNLGAQSHVRVSFDMPEYTGDVTGLGVARLLEAVRRSGIKTRYYQASSSELFGAAPPPQSESTPFMPQSPYAAAKLYAYWMTTNYRNAYNLFAVNGILFNHESPRRGETFVTRKITRAVARIRKGLQKKLYLGNLEARRDWGFAPEYVECMTLLLQHDTPEDVVIGTGESRSVREFVEESFSYAGLDWREHVEIDPRYFRPTEVDHLLADASKARRLLGWEPRVTFRELVRIMVDCDLAALGETPPGAGVHALRKKGFGWTANRITPG; encoded by the coding sequence GTGTCGCGAGCGTTGATCACGGGCATCACCGGTCAGGACGGATCCTATCTGGCCGAACTGCTTTTGCACCGGGGATACGAAGTGCACGGTCTGATTCGGCGGGCCAGCACGTTCAACACCCAGCGATTGGAGCATATCTACCAGGACCCCCACGTGGAGGATACCAGGCTTTTTCTGCATTATGGCGACCTCGCCGACGCGGGGCGGCTCACGAATCTCGTTTACGAGATTCAACCGGACGAAATCTACAATCTCGGCGCCCAGAGTCACGTGCGGGTCAGTTTCGACATGCCCGAATACACCGGGGACGTGACCGGCCTCGGCGTGGCCCGTCTTTTGGAGGCGGTGCGGCGCAGCGGAATCAAGACCCGTTACTATCAGGCGTCGAGCTCCGAGCTTTTCGGCGCGGCCCCGCCTCCCCAGAGCGAGTCCACCCCGTTCATGCCCCAGAGCCCCTATGCCGCGGCCAAGCTCTATGCCTACTGGATGACCACCAATTACAGAAACGCCTATAACCTCTTCGCCGTGAACGGAATTCTCTTCAACCACGAGTCACCCCGGCGGGGAGAGACCTTCGTGACCCGCAAGATCACCCGTGCGGTGGCACGCATCCGGAAAGGGCTCCAGAAAAAACTCTATCTGGGCAATCTCGAGGCTCGCCGCGACTGGGGCTTCGCCCCGGAATACGTGGAGTGCATGACCCTTCTGTTGCAGCACGACACTCCCGAGGACGTGGTCATCGGGACCGGGGAGAGCCGTTCCGTGCGGGAATTCGTGGAAGAGTCCTTCAGTTACGCCGGGCTCGACTGGCGGGAGCACGTGGAGATCGACCCCCGTTACTTCCGTCCCACCGAAGTGGACCACCTCCTTGCCGACGCCTCGAAGGCACGAAGGCTTCTCGGCTGGGAGCCCCGGGTGACTTTCCGGGAACTGGTGCGGATCATGGTGGACTGCGATCTGGCAGCCCTGGGAGAGACGCCTCCGGGAGCGGGCGTGCACGCGCTTCGGAAGAAAGGATTCGGCTGGACGGCGAACCGGATCACACCGGGCTAG
- the rfbD gene encoding dTDP-4-dehydrorhamnose reductase — MKVAVVGASGQVGSLLCRVLDEDSAFSCVPLNHAAADVTDLEGLRQLFRELRPSAVCSTAAFHNVEECEKDPDAAFRVNALGARNLALACRDVGASLLWFSTDYVFGGDKADRTRGYTEFDPVGPGNAYARSKLAGEQYIRSIWPEHFIVRTAWLFGASGSRSKGGNFVTTMLRLGKERRHLRVIDDQVGSPTSTRFLALQVLALLRTERFGTVHAVCTGSASWYDLAREIFRLARMDVAVFPVSTEEYGQTVPRPRFSVLENYVLSLEGMNRMPPWQEALERYVREVLG, encoded by the coding sequence GTGAAAGTCGCCGTGGTCGGGGCATCCGGACAGGTGGGGAGCCTGCTCTGCCGGGTTCTCGACGAAGATTCCGCGTTTTCCTGCGTGCCTCTCAACCATGCCGCCGCGGATGTGACTGATCTGGAGGGATTGCGGCAGCTGTTCCGAGAGCTTCGCCCCTCCGCGGTGTGCAGCACCGCCGCCTTTCATAACGTCGAGGAGTGTGAAAAAGATCCCGACGCGGCCTTTCGGGTCAATGCTCTTGGAGCGAGGAATCTCGCTCTTGCCTGTCGTGATGTAGGGGCTTCACTGCTCTGGTTTTCCACCGATTACGTATTCGGCGGGGACAAGGCGGACCGGACGCGCGGCTACACCGAGTTCGATCCGGTGGGGCCTGGCAATGCATATGCCCGAAGCAAGCTCGCGGGGGAACAGTACATCCGTTCAATTTGGCCGGAGCACTTCATTGTTCGCACAGCCTGGCTTTTCGGCGCGTCGGGCAGCCGCTCGAAGGGCGGCAATTTTGTGACCACCATGCTGCGGCTCGGAAAGGAGCGGCGGCATCTCCGGGTCATCGACGATCAAGTCGGCAGTCCCACGAGCACGAGATTTCTCGCTCTCCAGGTTCTGGCCCTGTTGCGGACGGAGCGATTCGGAACCGTTCATGCCGTGTGTACCGGTTCCGCAAGCTGGTATGACCTTGCCCGGGAAATCTTCCGTCTCGCCCGGATGGACGTGGCCGTGTTTCCCGTGTCGACCGAAGAATACGGCCAGACTGTCCCTCGCCCCCGGTTTTCCGTGCTGGAAAACTATGTGCTCTCTCTGGAGGGAATGAACCGCATGCCTCCCTGGCAAGAAGCCCTTGAGCGGTATGTTCGGGAGGTTCTTGGCTGA
- the rfbC gene encoding dTDP-4-dehydrorhamnose 3,5-epimerase, translating into MGKFARTETGVEGLVLLETTLFGDERGFFMETYNERAFAELGIAAIFVQDNHSRSARGVLRGLHFQKKHPQGKLVRVVRGSVYDVAVDLRRSSATFGKWFGAVLSEENRLQLYIPEGFAHGFLTLEDGTEFLYKCTDFYHPEDEGGICWNDPTLAISWPLPEGAEPLLSPKDRTWPLFQEAFSFS; encoded by the coding sequence ATGGGAAAATTCGCGCGAACGGAAACCGGTGTAGAGGGTCTTGTGCTTCTCGAGACAACGCTCTTCGGAGACGAACGGGGTTTCTTCATGGAGACCTACAACGAAAGAGCGTTTGCGGAACTCGGTATTGCCGCGATCTTCGTGCAGGACAATCATTCCCGTTCCGCCCGGGGCGTGTTGCGGGGACTGCATTTTCAAAAGAAACATCCTCAGGGGAAACTGGTGCGGGTTGTTCGGGGAAGTGTCTACGACGTGGCGGTGGATCTTCGCAGGTCCTCCGCGACCTTCGGAAAATGGTTCGGCGCGGTGCTCAGCGAGGAGAACCGCCTGCAACTCTATATTCCCGAGGGATTTGCCCACGGATTTCTGACCCTTGAGGACGGGACGGAGTTCCTGTACAAGTGTACGGATTTCTATCACCCTGAGGACGAGGGTGGAATCTGCTGGAACGATCCGACCCTTGCCATTTCATGGCCCCTTCCGGAAGGCGCGGAGCCGCTTCTTTCTCCGAAGGATCGGACGTGGCCGCTGTTTCAGGAGGCATTCTCCTTTTCGTGA
- a CDS encoding glucose-1-phosphate thymidylyltransferase translates to MKGLVLAGGKGTRLRPVTYSLAKQLVPVANRPILHYVVENLIAAGIAQIGVVISPETGETIRKSLEEGHFDAEFTFILQEEPKGLAHAVRTARTFLEDGPFVMYLGDNLIGSGIGDLVERFRQREDEALILLKEVENPRMFGVVVTDREGNARRLVEKPSVPPSNLALVGVYLFGRRIFDAIDSLAPSARGEYEITDAIQTLVDWGIPVRTARLETWWLDTGKKDDLLEANRIVLDEWTRPDVRGTVLDSSIVGRVRIGEGALVERSVVRGPAVIGEGAVVRDARIGPFTSIGRGCCIEGSTVDYSVIMENARICGVERLDASLVGCRSRIVRRARRDMSMSLCVGDDAEIEV, encoded by the coding sequence ATGAAGGGACTTGTCCTCGCCGGAGGAAAGGGAACGCGCTTGCGGCCGGTCACCTATTCTCTGGCCAAGCAGCTCGTCCCAGTGGCGAATCGACCTATTCTCCACTACGTGGTGGAGAACCTCATCGCTGCGGGAATCGCGCAAATTGGCGTTGTCATCTCTCCCGAGACGGGAGAGACGATCCGCAAAAGCCTTGAAGAAGGTCACTTTGATGCGGAGTTTACCTTTATCCTTCAGGAAGAGCCCAAAGGGCTTGCCCATGCCGTGAGGACGGCGAGAACGTTTCTTGAGGACGGCCCATTTGTCATGTATCTGGGGGACAATCTCATCGGTTCAGGTATCGGAGATCTTGTGGAACGCTTTCGACAAAGAGAAGACGAAGCGCTCATCCTCCTCAAGGAGGTCGAGAATCCGCGCATGTTCGGGGTGGTTGTCACGGACCGGGAGGGAAATGCCCGGCGTCTCGTGGAAAAGCCTTCCGTTCCTCCCTCGAACCTGGCGCTTGTCGGCGTGTACCTCTTCGGACGGCGGATCTTCGATGCCATAGATTCCCTCGCTCCCTCCGCACGGGGAGAGTACGAGATCACCGACGCCATTCAGACCCTCGTGGATTGGGGGATCCCGGTGCGAACCGCCAGATTGGAGACATGGTGGCTCGACACGGGGAAAAAGGACGATCTCCTCGAGGCAAATCGAATTGTGCTTGACGAATGGACGAGACCGGATGTACGAGGTACCGTTCTGGACAGTTCCATCGTGGGACGGGTGCGGATCGGGGAAGGCGCGCTGGTGGAGCGCAGCGTCGTGCGCGGTCCCGCCGTGATCGGCGAAGGCGCCGTGGTGCGGGATGCGCGGATTGGTCCCTTTACGAGTATCGGCCGGGGGTGTTGCATCGAGGGTTCCACGGTGGACTATTCGGTGATCATGGAAAATGCAAGGATCTGTGGCGTGGAGCGATTGGACGCGTCTCTCGTGGGATGTCGCTCTCGCATTGTGCGGCGCGCACGGCGGGATATGTCCATGAGTCTCTGTGTTGGAGACGACGCGGAAATAGAAGTGTAG